The sequence AGATCGAATGGGTGACCGGCCGGGTCGGCCAGTGTGATCCAGGTAGGGCCGTCGGCCAGCCGGACGGCGCCGAGGGCGACTGCCCGCTCGGCCTGCGCCTGGGGATCGCCGGTCTGCAGGTCCAGGTGGAACTGCTGGGGGTGCTCCTGCCCGGGCCACCGCGGCCCGACATGGTCGGGTGCGCGCTGAAACTCGACCTCCTGACCGTCCGGGGTCCGGACGCCGAAGCGGTCAGGGTCCTGACGGACGACGTCCCAGCCGGTCAACTCGGCATAGAACGAGCCGACCCGGTCGATGTCCGCCGCGTCGAAGATGGCCAGGTCCAGACGAGCTGTCACGGTCATGGCCACATCCTGCCCCAGCCCACCGACACGAACCCCTCCGCCACCTCCAGGACACGGCGAGCGCACAGACATCCCAGGAGCTTGAGCAGCCGCGCCGGGTAGTCGACGGCGTGCGCAGGATGCCATCTTGCAGTGACTCGGCCGCCGGCCGCCCCGGCCGGCAGCCGGATCGGCGGGCATGCCGCGACGTCCCGACCGGCCTACCGCGGTACGGCACGGAACCACGCCTCCCGATCGCCCGGATCGGGTCCGCGCCGGGGCAACGTCGGCGGGTCCTCGCCGGTGACCGGCGCATAGTGGTCGAAGTTGCTGGTCAGAACGGCCTCGCCACCGGTGAGGTCGGGAAGGGCAGCGACGACCCGCGGCACCCGCGCCGACGGCAGGGTGCCGCCCACCTCGAGGTAACCACCGGCGACGGCGGTGTCGTGGACCACCGCTCCCAGCCGGCCGAACAACGCCATCACCGTCTCCACCGCATGCTGTGGAAGATTGACGTCGAACCGCTCGATCGGTTGACACACCCGGGTACCGGCCCGGCGCAACGCCGCCGCGACCACGACCGGGGCGAGATTGCGGAAGTCCCCCGCCACCGTCGAAACGGACTTGTCGAACTTCTGATGCGGCTTGCTCTGTCGCGGCCAGTACCGGGAAGCCGTCATGGTGACCGTGCAGTCGGTGACCGGCCAACCGTGCCGGCCCTGCCGGAGCGCGGCCCGCACACCCTCCTCCGTGGCGGCGACGAATGCCGGCAGCAGCCGGCCGGGCTCGACACCGGGGCGGAACTCGATGCCGTGCCCGACCGGGGCGGCCTCGACACGCAACCCCAACCCAGCGAGGTACGGGTTGCCGCGCTCGTGCGCCCGCTCCTCGGCGGCTCCGGTGCCGACGACCCGTTCGATGCAGGCCGTGAGCGTGCCGGAGAACCGCACCCGGACGCCGTACCGGTCCTCCATGAGGGCGGCAAGCACCTCTTTCTGGACCTCGCCGTGCAGGCGGATCACCGCCTCCGCCTGCTGCTCGTCGAGCCGCAGGTCCACCAGGGGGTCCTCGTCGGCCAGCTCGGCCAGGCCGGCGAACATCGCCAGGCGCTGGTCCGGTTCTACCGGCTCGACGACCGCCTGCCTGGTCGGTGGCGGGAACTGGTAGGCATGCCGCCGCGGCGGGTCTCCGATGTGCTGGCCGATCCGGGCCGACACGCCGCATACCGCAGCAATCTGCCCGGCGGACACCGCAGGGCGCACC is a genomic window of Micromonospora tarapacensis containing:
- a CDS encoding elongation factor G, whose translation is MALLNLGIVAHVDAGKTSLTERLLYEAGAVSQLGSVDAGTTRTDSMELERRRGITIRAAVTSIMIGDLSINLVDTPGHPDFIAEVERSLAVLDAAVLVVSGVEGVQPQTVAIWRALRRIGVPTVFFLNKVDRRGADVDRVMAEVRQRLGARAVMLSTVVGQGGCDARVRAVSLDAGPVVEAVAEVDDAVAARWLTDEPLCVRDVRRAIREAVRRAELTPVACGSAITGAGVWQLGRLLADLLPRAEDRDGPLAGTVFAVDRDGYGRRTWLRLWSGRLRVRDRVLLAGTRPETVTQIAVIEPAGVQVRPAVSAGQIAAVCGVSARIGQHIGDPPRRHAYQFPPPTRQAVVEPVEPDQRLAMFAGLAELADEDPLVDLRLDEQQAEAVIRLHGEVQKEVLAALMEDRYGVRVRFSGTLTACIERVVGTGAAEERAHERGNPYLAGLGLRVEAAPVGHGIEFRPGVEPGRLLPAFVAATEEGVRAALRQGRHGWPVTDCTVTMTASRYWPRQSKPHQKFDKSVSTVAGDFRNLAPVVVAAALRRAGTRVCQPIERFDVNLPQHAVETVMALFGRLGAVVHDTAVAGGYLEVGGTLPSARVPRVVAALPDLTGGEAVLTSNFDHYAPVTGEDPPTLPRRGPDPGDREAWFRAVPR